The following is a genomic window from Bordetella sp. H567.
CCAGGATGTCGTCGGGCGTACCCTTGGGGGCATGCACGCCGGCCCAGTGCGCGATCTTGATTTTCGGGAACCCCTGTTCGGCCGCGGTGGACAGTTCCGGATAGGCCTTGATGCGCTCGGACCAGGTGCAGGCCAGCGCCTTCAGCTTGCCGGCGCGCACCATGGGCAGCACGACGATACTGGCTTCGGACGTGGCGTCGACCTGGCCGCCGATCACCGCGGACACGGATTCCGAGCCGCTCTTGTAAGGCACCAGGTCCAGCTTGGCGCCGTAGTCGGTGGTCAGGATGCCTTCGACGAAATGGGGCGTGCTGCCCGTGCCGGCGGTCGAAAAATGCAGGCCGCCGCGGCTTTTCTTCGACGCCTCGACGAAGTCCTTCAAGTCCTTGTAGGGCGAGCTGGCGGGCGCGATGATCACCGAGGGCGCCAGGCCGATCATGGCGACGGGAACCAGGTCGCTGTCCTTGTACTGGACCTTGCGGATCATGCTGTTGGATATCACGCCGGCGCCGCTGATGAGGAAGGTGTAGCCGTCGTTGTCGGCGCGTGCCACGTAGTCGGTGCCGATCACGGCACCGGCGCCGGGCTTGTTCTCGACGATGACGCTGGCCTTGAGGTACTGCGCGATGCCTTCGGCCGCGGCCCTCCCCAGCAGGTCATTGGCACCGCCCGCGGCGAACGGCACGATGATGCGTATGGGCTTGGACGGCCATTTGTCGTCCGCGTAAGCGATCCTGGGCGCAACGGCGATGCTGGCAAGGCCGAGCGCGGCCGCGTTGAGACGGCGTCGCACGATATCCATGTATGTCTCCGGTCGGTCGTTGTTGTCTGGAGCGGAGCCGGCCGCGCGTCGCGGCGCGGGCCGGCGTGTCTCTTCCGCTGATCAGTGCTGCGGCCATATTATCGGCCCGCCGCGACCGGAGAGGAACCCTTGCCATGCGGGAGACGACGGCGCGGCACCTTTTACGCGGTATCCGCTGGACGGCCGCGCCGCCCCGGCGCCGTCCCCGGCGTCAGCCCGCGTCCGTGCCCGTCAGCAGCGTACGCCATTGCGGCAGGCGGCCCTTGGGGTCCAGCTCGTCGTGCAGAGAGGCGCCCTTGCGCGCCACGGCCTCCTGGATATCGGCGATGGCCGTGGCCAAGCCGGGGTTCATGCCGATTTCGCCCAGCATGGCGGCGGCTTCGCGCATTTCCTCCGAGCGGCGCTGACCATGTTCGGCCACCCGGCCGATCAGATACGCCTCGTAGCCGTCATCCCAGCCGACGCTGGGAAAACTGGCCGCCATGGAGGCCAGGA
Proteins encoded in this region:
- a CDS encoding Bug family tripartite tricarboxylate transporter substrate binding protein, with product MDIVRRRLNAAALGLASIAVAPRIAYADDKWPSKPIRIIVPFAAGGANDLLGRAAAEGIAQYLKASVIVENKPGAGAVIGTDYVARADNDGYTFLISGAGVISNSMIRKVQYKDSDLVPVAMIGLAPSVIIAPASSPYKDLKDFVEASKKSRGGLHFSTAGTGSTPHFVEGILTTDYGAKLDLVPYKSGSESVSAVIGGQVDATSEASIVVLPMVRAGKLKALACTWSERIKAYPELSTAAEQGFPKIKIAHWAGVHAPKGTPDDILDKIAAGVDHAMKDPANVKRLTELGIEPVGGTRAEFVKFCDEERARLGAVVKATGMRQDS